One Pseudodesulfovibrio alkaliphilus DNA segment encodes these proteins:
- the dksA gene encoding RNA polymerase-binding protein DksA, producing the protein MDAKDLQYFKDVLSGMLDDILRKSEETIEDMTESGEVYADPADRATAESDRAFTLRLRDRERKLIKKIQKAINRIDDGDFGVCVECGEDISIPRLKARPMTTLCINCKSKQEEDEAVRGD; encoded by the coding sequence ATGGACGCGAAAGATCTCCAGTACTTCAAAGATGTTCTTAGCGGTATGCTTGATGACATCCTGCGCAAGAGCGAGGAAACCATCGAGGACATGACCGAATCGGGCGAAGTCTACGCCGATCCGGCCGACCGCGCCACCGCGGAGTCGGACAGGGCCTTCACCCTGCGTCTGCGCGACCGCGAGCGCAAGCTGATCAAGAAGATACAGAAAGCCATCAACCGCATTGACGATGGCGACTTCGGCGTCTGCGTCGAGTGCGGGGAGGATATTTCCATCCCGCGCCTCAAAGCCCGGCCCATGACCACGCTTTGCATCAATTGCAAAAGCAAACAGGAAGAGGACGAAGCCGTCCGGGGCGACTAG
- the pssA gene encoding CDP-diacylglycerol--serine O-phosphatidyltransferase, producing MNGDKDLARHKSVYLLPNLLTTASLFIGFLGLTWAIQGDFVACALCILASCVFDGLDGKVARLTNTTSEFGVQLDSLADLVAFGVVPAIMVYLWALEDFGRMGLMAAFLFMACGALRLARFNIQAATSSKKHFVGLPIPAAACTLATLVLFTVYLPESAMERLLPIGTLVLVYVLSFFMVSTVRFYSFKELSAFTAHPFSWMVSAILVFSLVASRPRLLGFIIFLGYIISGPVYTLFLLSRRGKRLLRDSSKEELG from the coding sequence ATGAACGGAGACAAGGATTTGGCGCGGCACAAGAGCGTTTACCTCCTGCCGAACCTGCTGACCACGGCCAGCCTGTTCATCGGCTTTTTGGGACTCACCTGGGCCATCCAGGGCGATTTCGTCGCCTGTGCCCTGTGCATCCTGGCCAGCTGCGTCTTTGACGGGCTTGACGGCAAGGTGGCGCGGCTGACCAATACCACCAGCGAGTTCGGAGTTCAGCTCGATTCCCTGGCCGATCTGGTGGCCTTTGGCGTCGTGCCCGCAATCATGGTCTATCTTTGGGCGCTTGAGGATTTCGGCAGGATGGGGCTGATGGCCGCCTTCCTGTTCATGGCCTGCGGCGCACTCAGGCTGGCCCGGTTCAACATCCAGGCCGCCACCAGCTCCAAGAAGCATTTCGTGGGTCTGCCCATTCCGGCTGCGGCCTGCACCCTGGCGACCCTGGTGCTTTTCACCGTGTACCTGCCCGAGTCGGCCATGGAGAGGCTGCTGCCTATCGGCACCTTGGTGCTGGTGTATGTTCTCTCCTTTTTCATGGTCAGCACGGTCCGTTTCTATTCCTTCAAGGAACTGAGCGCCTTCACCGCCCATCCCTTCAGCTGGATGGTCTCGGCAATCCTGGTCTTTTCCCTGGTTGCCTCGCGTCCGAGGCTGCTGGGTTTCATCATTTTCCTGGGCTATATCATCTCCGGCCCGGTCTACACACTTTTCCTACTATCCCGTCGAGGCAAGCGACTACTGCGGGACAGCTCCAAGGAAGAGCTAGGCTAG
- a CDS encoding NFACT RNA binding domain-containing protein produces MEANFFRFLAADLGQLLQGRRIDKVFAPAPDVWTLKFQNAGEPLHLIFRPAKTAGLLFLSPIKPQNPQDAPAQAMWFRKRLRNRKVIGWTADWPALRLALALTPRHEPPGGNYLVFDLREGMTLTDRLDNGFGTLPEWPAIEDALDDPDIWRRSPQISPALRKALAAIPPAEAHRLYLAVASGEEPSFHLPPGSGGIPLVWASGKNDQCFASALEAANAFGQRTLFPQLELEAERPEQLQLRRERKKIMRNLGRLGQEETRLRALANEKTMAEALQAELYRLKDAPTTEEVIVNHPELGPVTVPLNPHLSPTDNMVLYFKRAAKAERGFPHILRRRAELMDQLDRLDRGELPTAPRPDESAIPLPTSSAPPPKRYRGLAVSVFRSSDGFTLVRGKNKRANHEMLGRAASPFDYWFHLADGPSSHVILKRDHPAQEVPEQTLTEAARLCAIKSHSRSNGKAEVMYALVKDVRKVKGLAHGQVLVDKRLGTLRVELDPDIDATLSQ; encoded by the coding sequence ATGGAAGCCAATTTCTTCCGCTTCCTTGCCGCCGACTTGGGCCAGTTGCTCCAAGGACGGCGCATCGACAAGGTCTTTGCCCCGGCTCCTGACGTCTGGACGCTGAAATTTCAAAACGCGGGCGAGCCGCTGCATCTGATTTTCAGACCGGCCAAAACGGCCGGTCTGCTTTTTCTCTCGCCGATCAAACCGCAAAACCCCCAGGATGCCCCCGCTCAGGCCATGTGGTTCCGCAAACGGCTGCGCAACCGCAAGGTCATCGGCTGGACGGCTGACTGGCCCGCACTGCGGCTGGCCCTCGCGCTGACACCGCGCCACGAACCTCCCGGCGGCAACTACCTAGTGTTTGATCTGCGCGAAGGCATGACCCTGACCGATCGCCTGGACAACGGCTTTGGTACCCTCCCGGAATGGCCCGCCATTGAGGATGCCCTTGACGATCCCGACATCTGGCGCCGTTCGCCGCAGATTTCGCCTGCCCTGCGCAAGGCGCTGGCGGCCATTCCTCCGGCAGAGGCCCACCGGCTATACCTCGCCGTGGCATCCGGCGAGGAGCCCAGCTTCCACCTTCCGCCCGGATCCGGCGGAATACCCCTTGTCTGGGCCTCCGGCAAAAACGACCAATGCTTCGCCTCGGCTCTGGAGGCAGCCAACGCTTTTGGTCAACGAACTCTCTTCCCCCAACTTGAGTTGGAAGCCGAGCGTCCCGAGCAGCTGCAATTGCGAAGGGAGCGCAAGAAGATCATGCGCAACCTGGGAAGGCTGGGCCAGGAGGAAACGCGGCTTCGAGCCCTGGCCAACGAAAAAACCATGGCTGAAGCGCTCCAGGCCGAACTTTACCGCCTCAAGGATGCCCCGACGACGGAGGAGGTCATCGTCAACCACCCGGAGCTTGGTCCGGTCACGGTGCCCCTCAATCCGCATCTCTCGCCAACGGACAACATGGTTCTCTATTTCAAGCGCGCAGCCAAGGCCGAGCGGGGATTTCCCCATATCCTCAGACGCCGCGCCGAACTGATGGATCAACTCGACCGCCTGGACCGCGGGGAGTTGCCCACAGCCCCCCGGCCCGACGAATCCGCCATTCCCCTGCCGACCTCCTCTGCTCCGCCACCCAAGCGCTACCGGGGGCTGGCTGTCTCAGTCTTCCGTTCCAGCGACGGCTTCACCCTGGTGCGCGGCAAGAACAAACGCGCCAACCACGAGATGCTCGGCCGAGCCGCCAGTCCTTTTGACTATTGGTTTCATCTGGCGGACGGCCCAAGCTCCCATGTCATCCTCAAGCGCGACCATCCAGCGCAGGAAGTGCCCGAGCAGACCCTGACAGAGGCTGCCCGACTCTGCGCCATCAAGAGCCACAGCCGCAGTAACGGCAAGGCCGAGGTCATGTACGCCCTGGTAAAAGACGTGCGCAAGGTCAAAGGCCTGGCTCACGGCCAGGTTCTGGTGGATAAACGGCTGGGCACCCTGCGCGTGGAGCTCGACCCGGACATTGATGCAACCCTTTCACAATGA
- the mutY gene encoding A/G-specific adenine glycosylase, translating to MDGKLFTTHLLDWYRVNGRDLPWRRDPSPYAIWISEIMAQQTQMDRVVSYFTRWMDRFPDLITLARAKEEDVLKSWEGLGYYSRARNIQRSAAILVREHGGVFPSDPAVIRALPGVGPYTAGAVASIAFGLPEPAVDANVLRVFARLLDLDSPVSEAPVRRTVEQAVRSLIPAGNPGDFNQALMELGALVCSRRPGCTQCPVASHCLARAAGVAESRPVIRPRRDVLRIEMASGVLLHQGRVLIQKRRPDDVWPGLWEFPGGCVEQGETPRQALVREFREEVELAVEPLEKLTVITYAYTRYRVTMHCYLCRYVGPREPQPVFNEAVAGGFVSPERLHDYAFPAGHRRLIEFLEQDSRLIKPFSADSLS from the coding sequence ATGGACGGGAAACTTTTCACCACGCATCTGCTCGACTGGTACCGTGTCAACGGTCGCGATCTGCCCTGGCGGCGCGACCCTTCGCCCTATGCCATCTGGATTTCCGAGATCATGGCCCAGCAGACCCAGATGGACCGTGTTGTGAGTTACTTCACGCGCTGGATGGATCGTTTTCCCGATCTCATCACCCTGGCCCGTGCCAAAGAGGAGGATGTGCTGAAATCCTGGGAGGGGCTCGGCTACTACTCCCGAGCCCGCAATATCCAGCGTAGCGCGGCCATCCTGGTTCGCGAGCACGGGGGTGTCTTTCCTTCCGATCCCGCAGTCATCAGGGCGTTGCCAGGGGTTGGTCCCTACACCGCCGGAGCGGTTGCCAGCATCGCCTTTGGTCTGCCCGAACCGGCGGTGGACGCCAATGTGCTGCGCGTCTTCGCCCGTCTGCTCGACCTGGACTCGCCAGTGAGCGAGGCCCCGGTCAGACGGACCGTGGAGCAGGCCGTGCGCTCCCTCATCCCTGCCGGGAATCCTGGCGATTTCAATCAGGCTCTCATGGAACTTGGCGCCTTGGTTTGTTCCCGGCGTCCGGGATGTACACAGTGTCCTGTGGCCTCTCACTGCCTGGCTCGGGCCGCCGGAGTGGCCGAATCGCGGCCTGTGATCAGACCCCGCAGGGATGTCCTGCGCATCGAGATGGCCTCCGGGGTTCTTCTCCACCAGGGCAGGGTGCTTATTCAGAAACGGCGGCCTGATGATGTCTGGCCGGGGTTGTGGGAATTTCCCGGCGGGTGCGTGGAGCAGGGGGAAACCCCGAGGCAGGCTCTTGTGCGCGAGTTCCGCGAGGAGGTGGAGCTTGCAGTGGAACCGCTCGAAAAACTTACTGTGATAACCTACGCCTATACACGATACCGGGTGACCATGCATTGCTACCTGTGCCGGTATGTCGGGCCCCGTGAGCCGCAGCCGGTCTTCAACGAGGCGGTGGCGGGCGGATTTGTATCTCCGGAGCGGCTACATGATTATGCCTTTCCGGCCGGACATAGGCGGCTCATCGAGTTCCTTGAGCAGGACAGCCGCCTGATCAAACCGTTTTCCGCCGATTCTCTCTCCTGA
- the gpmA gene encoding 2,3-diphosphoglycerate-dependent phosphoglycerate mutase, whose translation MHKLVLVRHGQSEWNLENRFTGWTDVDLTAQGVREAVEGARLLREGGFDFDVAHTSLLRRAIRTLWLLQEELDLMWLPVFKTWRLNERHYGALQGLNKAETAARYGDEQVFVWRRSYDMPPPPLDLDDERHPGRDRRYASISSAQVPRCESLEQTIARTMPYWFDIVAPQIRAGQRVIIVAHGNSLRGLVKYLDAMDDEAITKLNIPTGLPLVYELDDGLKAINRYYLGDQEAAARAAEAVANQARGG comes from the coding sequence ATGCACAAACTCGTTTTGGTTCGGCACGGGCAAAGCGAATGGAATCTGGAAAACCGATTCACCGGCTGGACCGATGTGGACCTGACGGCCCAGGGCGTACGAGAGGCTGTTGAGGGCGCCCGTCTGCTGCGTGAGGGTGGTTTTGATTTTGATGTTGCGCATACCTCGTTGTTGCGTCGGGCCATCCGTACCCTGTGGCTGCTTCAGGAGGAGCTTGACCTGATGTGGTTGCCGGTGTTCAAGACTTGGCGGTTGAACGAGCGGCATTACGGGGCGCTTCAGGGGCTGAACAAGGCAGAGACCGCCGCACGGTATGGGGATGAACAGGTCTTTGTCTGGCGACGCAGTTATGACATGCCCCCGCCCCCCCTTGATCTGGACGACGAACGCCATCCTGGCCGGGATCGGCGCTACGCATCGATTTCTTCGGCCCAAGTGCCGCGCTGTGAGAGTCTTGAACAGACCATCGCCCGGACCATGCCCTACTGGTTTGACATCGTGGCTCCGCAGATTCGCGCCGGGCAGCGGGTGATCATCGTGGCCCACGGCAATTCCCTGCGCGGCCTGGTCAAATATCTCGATGCCATGGACGATGAGGCCATCACCAAGCTGAACATCCCCACAGGCCTGCCCCTGGTCTACGAACTGGATGACGGCCTCAAGGCCATCAATCGGTACTACCTTGGTGACCAGGAGGCTGCGGCCAGGGCTGCGGAGGCAGTTGCCAATCAGGCCCGGGGCGGGTAG
- a CDS encoding metal-dependent hydrolase — protein MDPVTHIASGVMGALAARKWLPNARYLVPFGMLCSWIPDGDIFFGRGDPEFNLLHHRGVSTSFFGGLIMALALAALYRRISRGTPFTSAAIFAYLMILTHIWLDLITTYGTQILAPFSNHRFALDGAFIIDPLFTLTALALIGLAIVWKNSRHVIAMAGMTWFFAYPLANMALGAYLETIYAERLTRRGIAHDTIHVTPDALSPRYWKVVTTQGDDYLLDTMDLLGGEVEPMRRFRRADTGELTSLGRRESMFATYAWFAKWPYVVRDTLEGNPVEGVAVTFGDLRFVSTNPVLARHFGSRREPFVLKAFLDGSGELTAWSFTMGASSFDESLER, from the coding sequence ATGGATCCGGTCACACACATAGCATCGGGTGTCATGGGCGCACTGGCGGCCAGAAAATGGCTGCCCAACGCGAGATATCTTGTGCCCTTCGGCATGCTTTGCTCCTGGATTCCCGACGGGGACATTTTTTTTGGCCGGGGCGACCCGGAGTTCAATCTGCTGCACCACCGTGGCGTTTCCACCTCGTTCTTCGGCGGGCTGATCATGGCCCTGGCCCTGGCCGCCCTCTACCGCCGCATATCGCGAGGTACGCCGTTCACCTCGGCTGCCATCTTCGCCTACCTCATGATCCTCACCCACATCTGGCTGGACCTGATCACCACCTACGGCACCCAGATTCTGGCCCCGTTTTCCAACCACCGCTTCGCCCTGGACGGCGCCTTCATTATCGACCCGCTCTTCACCCTCACGGCCCTTGCTCTCATCGGTCTTGCCATTGTCTGGAAAAATTCGAGACACGTCATCGCCATGGCCGGAATGACCTGGTTTTTCGCCTACCCGCTGGCCAACATGGCCCTTGGCGCATACCTGGAAACCATCTACGCCGAGCGCCTCACCCGGCGCGGCATCGCCCATGACACAATTCACGTAACGCCCGATGCCCTCTCGCCACGCTACTGGAAGGTTGTCACCACCCAGGGGGATGATTACCTGCTCGACACCATGGACCTGCTCGGCGGCGAGGTGGAACCGATGCGCCGCTTCCGCCGGGCGGACACTGGTGAACTTACGTCCCTTGGCCGCAGGGAATCCATGTTCGCCACCTATGCGTGGTTCGCCAAATGGCCGTATGTGGTGCGCGATACCCTGGAGGGAAACCCTGTGGAGGGCGTGGCAGTGACCTTCGGCGACCTGCGGTTCGTCAGCACCAACCCCGTGCTGGCCCGCCATTTCGGCTCCCGGCGCGAACCCTTCGTCCTCAAGGCTTTCCTTGACGGCTCCGGGGAATTGACCGCCTGGAGCTTCACCATGGGGGCCAGCTCCTTTGACGAATCCCTTGAACGATGA
- a CDS encoding tetratricopeptide repeat protein codes for MPSIAKLIDDLPEISQSRLVASGVGVWVAWKGTLHNAVENTLREYGALVVARESDQALWFCNTNEIFRALARLQIWAKVNPVPVFLQIVPLTLLMGYDMEFSVSLSVELDRQECRVPDDFEVLIHPKLKERVNSLPGLSTPLAGLAEGLAPVEWLGLHADQGLDYETVRKWFFVIKPLGRMSDKDSILGWRDFSAEIVELLKRLGLRYIMDVKDGFIFFPLDNFRLLRSFCGEILTLIKSVKDDPDKQYWPVVMAAVAQGNLQFSGDLPKRVGLDWNRLAPDFPHVRFMDGLLLSEWFRLNEARYGTDAVSLDSWCTITLREGGEKFGHGTMQVVLPVAFTAADGEECFYCGQKNHSAAQCPTKHLATPQPQVWHLLAKTDVKEFTKGFAGIDSMVQGKEFARTMQDVVHAKNTLESLMARAVYEINCPAQIRTLKLVWRTRGKDWGEGLKQLAPQEGEFVWDALQGLVDNERERTEELIKQAQLKFPRSYQPHSLLGFWSMEGGDLDQAFFHWQEAERMSYTPLQQGYFAYLQARLLEVQGNLKDAINAYRHASSFSPTWIDPVYRQAVCMVKMGFTGQAMDMFSDLIGRDPFVFNRILVDPELDRGRVQLMSSLWEWWSEAEKQAAETRDVVTRLTEDIGKRFDESHPFFETASEELDRLRKLGATTNFVAYRLLIRGAEKFTAGLDDEVKREVKRITANIEYQADRVRTIQKEAAWFPFPKLLLEFNRDFNFCVDKINWIKTQPLKDADNFRKSLRFLDEIEERIDALQGRLVTLRIIRDGTLFVLMLGRNFIWFELVGLGLALVSIPGLLYFARDVQGNWILDVIRSQRWEFTKGLIIILSILCLALAAIKSAFTFEKRKRELFEQLDEEMRQSAPRRY; via the coding sequence GTGCCGTCCATCGCAAAACTCATAGATGACCTGCCGGAGATCAGTCAGTCGCGTCTGGTGGCCTCGGGTGTGGGCGTATGGGTAGCCTGGAAGGGCACCCTGCACAATGCGGTGGAGAACACCTTGCGCGAGTATGGTGCGCTTGTCGTGGCCCGGGAGAGCGATCAGGCTCTGTGGTTCTGCAATACCAATGAGATTTTCCGCGCCCTGGCCCGGCTCCAGATCTGGGCCAAGGTCAATCCGGTTCCTGTCTTCTTGCAGATAGTGCCGCTGACGCTGCTGATGGGCTACGACATGGAATTTTCCGTGTCGCTGTCCGTGGAGCTGGATAGGCAGGAATGCCGTGTGCCCGATGATTTTGAGGTGCTCATTCATCCCAAGCTCAAGGAGCGTGTGAACTCTCTACCGGGTCTTTCCACTCCATTGGCCGGTCTTGCCGAGGGGCTGGCTCCGGTGGAGTGGCTAGGTCTGCATGCCGACCAGGGGCTCGACTATGAGACAGTGCGCAAATGGTTCTTTGTCATCAAGCCACTTGGGCGGATGTCGGACAAGGACAGCATCCTCGGCTGGCGTGATTTCTCCGCCGAAATCGTCGAGCTGCTCAAGCGGCTCGGGCTGCGTTACATCATGGATGTCAAGGATGGGTTCATCTTCTTCCCCCTTGACAACTTCCGCCTGCTGCGATCGTTTTGCGGCGAGATTCTGACCCTGATCAAGTCCGTCAAGGATGACCCGGACAAGCAGTATTGGCCCGTGGTCATGGCAGCCGTGGCCCAGGGCAACCTGCAGTTTTCCGGCGATCTGCCCAAGCGGGTGGGGCTTGACTGGAATCGTCTGGCTCCAGATTTTCCCCATGTTCGCTTCATGGATGGCCTCCTGCTCTCAGAGTGGTTTCGCTTGAACGAGGCCCGATACGGTACCGATGCCGTCTCTCTTGACTCCTGGTGCACCATCACTCTGCGCGAAGGCGGAGAAAAGTTCGGACACGGTACCATGCAGGTGGTCTTACCTGTCGCCTTTACCGCGGCGGACGGGGAGGAATGCTTCTACTGCGGCCAGAAGAACCATTCTGCGGCGCAGTGTCCGACCAAGCATCTGGCCACGCCCCAGCCACAGGTCTGGCATCTGCTCGCCAAGACCGATGTAAAAGAGTTTACAAAGGGATTTGCAGGCATCGACTCCATGGTCCAGGGCAAGGAGTTTGCTCGGACCATGCAAGATGTGGTTCATGCCAAAAACACCCTTGAGAGTCTGATGGCCAGGGCCGTGTACGAGATCAACTGCCCGGCACAGATCAGAACCCTCAAGCTGGTCTGGCGTACCCGCGGCAAGGACTGGGGGGAGGGGCTCAAGCAGTTGGCCCCGCAAGAAGGCGAGTTTGTCTGGGATGCCCTGCAAGGACTGGTGGACAATGAACGGGAGCGCACCGAGGAATTGATCAAGCAGGCGCAGCTCAAATTTCCGCGCAGTTATCAGCCTCATTCGTTGTTGGGGTTCTGGAGTATGGAGGGAGGCGATCTTGATCAGGCATTCTTCCACTGGCAGGAAGCGGAGCGGATGAGCTACACCCCGCTGCAGCAGGGGTATTTCGCCTATCTCCAGGCCCGGTTGCTGGAGGTGCAGGGGAACCTCAAGGATGCCATCAACGCCTACCGGCACGCCAGCAGCTTTTCTCCCACCTGGATTGATCCAGTCTACCGGCAGGCCGTTTGCATGGTCAAGATGGGGTTCACCGGCCAGGCCATGGATATGTTTTCGGATCTTATCGGCCGTGATCCATTTGTCTTCAACCGCATTCTTGTGGACCCTGAACTGGATCGCGGACGTGTCCAGCTCATGAGTTCTCTGTGGGAATGGTGGAGCGAGGCGGAGAAGCAGGCTGCGGAGACCCGCGATGTCGTCACCCGGCTGACCGAGGACATCGGCAAGCGGTTCGACGAGAGTCATCCCTTTTTCGAGACGGCCAGCGAGGAGTTGGACAGGTTGCGCAAGCTCGGTGCCACCACCAACTTCGTGGCTTACCGGCTTTTGATCCGGGGGGCGGAAAAATTTACTGCCGGGCTGGACGATGAGGTCAAACGGGAGGTCAAGAGGATCACAGCCAACATCGAATACCAGGCTGACCGGGTCAGGACCATTCAGAAGGAGGCGGCCTGGTTCCCCTTTCCCAAGCTGTTGCTGGAGTTCAACAGGGATTTCAACTTCTGCGTGGACAAGATCAACTGGATCAAGACCCAGCCCCTCAAGGACGCCGACAATTTTCGCAAGTCCCTCCGGTTCCTCGACGAGATTGAGGAACGCATCGACGCCTTGCAGGGGCGGTTGGTGACGCTGCGCATCATTCGCGACGGCACCCTTTTTGTGCTCATGCTCGGCCGCAACTTCATCTGGTTCGAGCTTGTTGGGCTCGGGCTTGCGCTGGTATCCATTCCCGGACTGCTCTATTTTGCGCGTGATGTGCAGGGAAACTGGATTCTCGATGTCATCCGCAGCCAGCGTTGGGAGTTCACCAAGGGGCTGATCATCATCTTAAGCATCCTATGCCTGGCTTTGGCAGCCATCAAGAGCGCCTTCACTTTCGAGAAGCGCAAGCGGGAGCTATTCGAACAGCTTGACGAGGAGATGCGCCAGAGCGCTCCGCGTCGCTACTGA
- a CDS encoding phosphatidylserine decarboxylase family protein codes for MLKPSVGLALEGIPYIVIAAFATLVFAVMGWWPLTLLGLAATCFIGHFFRDPERVGPEDAEAVASPADGRVIKVGQAADPVTGEMRQVVCIFMNVLNVHVNRMPVSGKIELIRYIPGKFFNASFDKASKDNERNVVVITGKGNQRFTMVQIAGLIARRIVCWAEPGDKLKRGERFGLIKFGSRVDLYMPDGYVSLVNVGDAVVAGETPLAERRKA; via the coding sequence ATGCTTAAACCGTCCGTCGGACTGGCCCTTGAGGGCATCCCTTATATAGTCATCGCCGCGTTTGCCACGCTGGTTTTCGCGGTTATGGGCTGGTGGCCATTGACTCTGCTTGGGCTGGCCGCCACCTGTTTCATCGGCCATTTCTTCCGCGATCCCGAGCGGGTCGGACCCGAGGATGCCGAGGCCGTGGCCTCGCCCGCCGACGGTAGGGTGATCAAGGTTGGCCAGGCCGCCGATCCGGTGACCGGCGAGATGCGCCAGGTGGTGTGCATCTTCATGAACGTCCTCAATGTGCATGTGAACCGTATGCCCGTGTCCGGCAAGATCGAACTGATCCGCTATATTCCCGGCAAATTCTTCAACGCCTCCTTTGATAAGGCGAGCAAGGACAACGAGCGCAACGTGGTGGTCATCACCGGCAAGGGCAACCAGCGTTTCACCATGGTCCAGATTGCCGGGCTCATCGCCCGGCGTATCGTCTGCTGGGCAGAGCCGGGCGACAAGCTCAAGCGCGGTGAGCGGTTCGGTCTGATCAAGTTTGGTTCGAGAGTTGACCTTTACATGCCTGATGGCTATGTATCCCTTGTGAACGTCGGCGACGCCGTTGTCGCGGGCGAGACTCCCCTGGCCGAGAGGCGCAAGGCGTAG
- a CDS encoding chitosanase has translation MSPTAEYDTLARLLTNGQTDRQPVGEGAGPSGRREGAMQAAFETQMRMARTLFGEQGGYGQDSGGIGMDASIVNDALMFDALSTINRLMRDEAGFSPRNGAVLREPAQEGGARVDPEGPARQASATAQVGTLSARFESGGAGVEAIGYDRVGGTSYGTYQIASKPGTMDSFLTYLAERDPSWAGRLREAGEADTGSTKGAMPEVWKAIAAEDPERFGRLQHDFITEQTYTPARAMILDQTGLDFDNAPSALREVLWSTAVQHGPTGAARIFGKVIDRFVASASEEGFNERLIEGVYDTRKGQFGSSTDRVRRSVVSRLNEEKQLALGMLGHTPLSRMV, from the coding sequence ATGAGCCCCACAGCGGAGTATGACACCCTCGCTCGTCTGTTGACCAATGGGCAGACCGACAGGCAGCCGGTAGGCGAAGGCGCGGGACCGAGCGGTCGGCGCGAGGGAGCCATGCAGGCCGCCTTTGAAACGCAGATGCGTATGGCGCGGACCCTTTTTGGGGAGCAGGGAGGCTACGGACAGGACTCCGGCGGCATTGGGATGGATGCTTCCATAGTTAATGACGCCCTGATGTTCGATGCGTTGTCCACCATCAACCGACTCATGCGCGACGAGGCCGGATTTTCTCCACGGAACGGCGCGGTGCTGCGCGAGCCGGCGCAGGAGGGCGGTGCCAGGGTGGATCCAGAAGGTCCGGCTCGTCAGGCATCGGCCACTGCCCAGGTGGGAACCCTCTCGGCCCGTTTCGAGTCCGGTGGGGCCGGAGTGGAGGCCATCGGCTACGACCGGGTGGGAGGCACTTCGTATGGAACCTATCAGATAGCCTCCAAGCCGGGGACCATGGACAGTTTTTTGACCTATCTTGCCGAGCGCGATCCGTCCTGGGCCGGGCGGCTGCGTGAGGCGGGCGAGGCGGATACCGGCTCCACCAAGGGGGCCATGCCCGAGGTCTGGAAGGCCATTGCGGCAGAGGACCCGGAGCGGTTTGGCCGGTTGCAGCACGACTTTATCACCGAGCAAACGTACACGCCCGCCCGGGCCATGATCCTCGACCAGACCGGGCTTGACTTCGATAACGCCCCTTCGGCCTTGCGCGAGGTACTGTGGAGCACGGCCGTGCAGCACGGCCCCACGGGGGCTGCCCGGATATTCGGCAAGGTTATCGATCGGTTCGTGGCTTCTGCGTCGGAGGAAGGGTTCAATGAAAGACTCATTGAAGGCGTCTATGATACCCGCAAGGGGCAGTTCGGCTCGTCCACGGACAGGGTACGCCGAAGCGTGGTCAGCCGTCTCAACGAGGAGAAACAGCTGGCTCTGGGTATGCTCGGCCACACACCGCTTAGCCGCATGGTATAG